One genomic region from Caballeronia sp. M1242 encodes:
- a CDS encoding NAD(P)-dependent alcohol dehydrogenase — protein sequence MEALVLEEARRISLRPFSLPQVVGPRDVRIRIHTVGICGSDVHYYQHGRIGPFVVNEPMVLGHEASGTVVEVGEEVTNLKAGDRVCMEPGVPDMESRASREGMYNLDPKVRFWATPPVHGCLAPYVVHPAAFTYKLPDNVSFAEGAIVEPLSIGLQAAKKAAIKPGDVAVVLGAGTIGMMCALAALAGGCSRAIVCDLVQEKLDLIGGVQGVTAVNIRDERVQDVVSRLTDGWGADIVFEASGNEKAFEGIVDLLCPGGCLVLVGMPQRAIPLDVVAVQIKEARIESVFRYANIFPRAIQLIASGKLDVKPFISRTFPFAEGIKAFEEAASGVPTDVKVQIVME from the coding sequence ATGGAAGCACTGGTTCTAGAAGAAGCACGCCGCATCAGCCTGCGCCCGTTCAGCTTGCCGCAGGTCGTCGGGCCGCGCGATGTGCGCATACGCATTCACACGGTCGGCATTTGCGGCAGCGATGTTCATTACTACCAGCACGGCCGCATCGGTCCGTTCGTCGTCAATGAGCCGATGGTTCTCGGGCACGAGGCATCCGGCACGGTGGTCGAAGTCGGCGAGGAAGTGACGAATCTGAAAGCGGGCGACCGCGTATGCATGGAGCCGGGCGTGCCCGACATGGAATCGCGTGCATCGCGCGAAGGCATGTACAACCTCGACCCCAAAGTGCGCTTCTGGGCCACGCCGCCGGTGCACGGTTGTCTCGCCCCCTACGTGGTGCATCCCGCCGCGTTCACCTACAAGCTGCCGGACAACGTGAGCTTCGCCGAAGGCGCGATCGTCGAGCCGCTTTCCATCGGCTTGCAGGCCGCGAAGAAGGCCGCGATCAAGCCCGGGGATGTCGCCGTGGTGCTCGGCGCGGGGACCATCGGCATGATGTGCGCGCTGGCCGCGCTGGCCGGTGGTTGCAGCCGCGCGATCGTGTGCGATCTCGTGCAGGAGAAGCTCGACCTGATCGGCGGCGTGCAGGGCGTAACGGCGGTCAACATTCGCGACGAGCGCGTGCAGGACGTCGTGTCGCGGCTGACCGACGGCTGGGGCGCGGATATCGTGTTCGAGGCAAGCGGCAATGAGAAAGCGTTCGAAGGCATTGTCGATCTGCTCTGCCCAGGTGGCTGTCTCGTGCTCGTCGGCATGCCGCAGCGCGCTATTCCTCTGGATGTGGTCGCGGTGCAGATCAAGGAAGCGCGTATCGAATCCGTATTCCGTTACGCGAATATCTTCCCGCGCGCCATTCAGTTGATCGCATCGGGCAAGCTGGATGTGAAGCCTTTCATCTCGCGCACGTTCCCGTTCGCGGAAGGCATCAAGGCTTTCGAAGAAGCGGCGAGCGGCGTGCCGACCGATGTGAAAGTGCAGATCGTGATGGAATGA
- a CDS encoding alcohol dehydrogenase catalytic domain-containing protein: MSTASADSSDEMTAIVCRAPKDYRVERVKRPRAGRNELVIRIAACGICASDCKCWSGAKMFWGGPNPWVKAPVIPGHEFFGYVEELGDGAAEHFGLQVGDRVIAEQIVPCAKCRYCKSGQYWMCEVHNIFGFQREVADGGMAEYMRFPPTAIVHKIPDGISIEDAAIIEPLACAIHTVNRGDIQLSDVVVIAGAGPLGLMMVQVAHLKTPKKLVVIDLVDERLALAREYGADVTINPKNDNALEMIRSITDQYGCDVYIETTGSPSGVSQGLELIRKLGRFVEFSVFGSDTTVDWSIIGDRKELDVRGAHLGPYCYPIAIDLLARGLVTSKGIVTHGFTLEEWDSAIEVANSLDSIKVLLRPK; the protein is encoded by the coding sequence ATGAGCACGGCATCGGCTGACAGCAGTGACGAAATGACGGCGATCGTATGCCGCGCACCGAAGGATTATCGCGTCGAACGCGTGAAGCGCCCGCGCGCCGGACGCAATGAGTTGGTGATCCGCATTGCTGCGTGTGGCATATGCGCGAGCGACTGCAAGTGCTGGTCGGGCGCCAAGATGTTCTGGGGCGGCCCGAATCCGTGGGTCAAAGCGCCGGTTATACCCGGCCATGAATTCTTCGGCTATGTGGAAGAACTCGGGGACGGCGCGGCCGAGCACTTCGGCCTGCAAGTGGGCGACAGAGTGATCGCCGAGCAGATCGTGCCTTGCGCGAAGTGCCGCTATTGCAAGTCGGGTCAGTACTGGATGTGCGAAGTGCACAACATCTTCGGCTTTCAGCGCGAAGTCGCGGACGGCGGCATGGCCGAATACATGCGCTTTCCGCCGACCGCCATCGTCCACAAGATACCGGACGGTATCTCGATTGAAGACGCGGCCATCATCGAACCGCTCGCTTGTGCGATTCATACGGTGAACCGCGGTGATATTCAATTGAGCGATGTCGTCGTGATCGCGGGCGCAGGCCCGCTCGGACTCATGATGGTGCAGGTGGCGCATCTCAAGACGCCGAAGAAACTCGTCGTCATCGATCTCGTCGACGAGCGCCTCGCGCTCGCGCGCGAATACGGCGCGGATGTCACGATCAACCCGAAGAACGACAACGCGCTTGAAATGATCCGCTCGATCACGGATCAATATGGTTGTGACGTGTATATCGAGACTACCGGATCGCCTTCGGGCGTGTCGCAGGGTCTCGAACTGATTCGAAAGCTGGGGCGTTTCGTCGAGTTCTCGGTGTTCGGAAGCGATACGACCGTCGACTGGTCGATCATCGGCGATCGCAAAGAGCTCGACGTGCGCGGCGCGCATCTCGGGCCGTATTGCTATCCGATCGCCATCGACCTTCTGGCGCGCGGACTCGTGACGTCGAAGGGCATCGTCACGCACGGCTTCACGCTCGAAGAATGGGATTCGGCTATCGAGGTCGCCAATTCACTCGATTCGATCAAGGTGCTCTTGCGGCCCAAGTAA
- a CDS encoding (2Fe-2S)-binding protein — MTTLSINGQSHTVDAPPDMPLLWVLRDLVGLTGTKFGCGIAQCGACTVHLDGVAVRSCVLPVAAIGDKKVTTIEAVGATPAGKKVQDAWNQLDVVQCGYCQSGQVMSAAALIAAVPNPTDADIDAAMTGNICRCGTYNRIRAAIKQAAKGA, encoded by the coding sequence ATGACTACGCTTTCCATCAATGGTCAGTCACACACTGTCGACGCGCCCCCAGACATGCCGCTTCTCTGGGTGTTGCGCGACCTGGTCGGCTTGACCGGCACCAAGTTCGGCTGTGGCATCGCCCAATGCGGCGCGTGCACCGTGCATCTCGACGGCGTCGCGGTGCGCTCCTGCGTGCTGCCCGTCGCGGCCATCGGCGACAAGAAGGTCACGACGATAGAAGCAGTCGGCGCAACGCCTGCCGGCAAGAAAGTGCAGGACGCATGGAATCAACTCGATGTCGTCCAATGTGGCTACTGCCAGTCCGGACAAGTGATGTCCGCTGCCGCGTTGATTGCAGCAGTGCCCAATCCGACCGATGCCGATATCGACGCCGCCATGACCGGCAACATCTGCCGCTGCGGCACGTACAACCGCATCCGCGCGGCCATCAAGCAAGCAGCGAAGGGAGCGTGA
- a CDS encoding sugar ABC transporter substrate-binding protein, whose amino-acid sequence MNNRFIPAKHVGPLKHVAAIALLAASAAFAASNAHAWTLKEAAQPYSGTTIKAIFLDRPGYKAAQTLIPQFEKETGIKVRWEVIPYENTREKEVLNFVGGGDQDVVLVDVVWIGEFASNKWLVPIKKFTDDAKLADPSLNLKGFFPILLDSFGTWDKVTYGLPFDNYSGLMFYNKCMLKDAGFDEPPKTWDELLNTYAPKLTKGDKFAFALQSRRGETQSADSFMRVLWPNGGSLLDAKFKSNLMSPQSQAGLEYRQKLMKYMPPGIVDFDHAEAVNALAQGQVAMITEWSAFYPTLTDPSKSKLGNCLAITTEPKGPAGLKPALGGFSLAVNAKSNAKKQAASWLFIQWITSEAMAKPYLDAGGVPARMAVYQDKAVQDKYPFVKPMVESWQGGVPDYRPRFPEWPAVSEVIGEWGSKMMLGQVTVKEGAQTIGQKTEDILKKAGYYDGKKPLLK is encoded by the coding sequence ATGAACAATCGCTTCATCCCGGCCAAGCACGTTGGCCCGCTCAAACACGTCGCGGCTATTGCGCTGCTTGCCGCAAGCGCCGCGTTCGCCGCATCGAACGCTCATGCCTGGACACTGAAGGAAGCGGCGCAGCCGTACTCGGGCACCACGATCAAAGCCATATTCCTGGATCGCCCGGGATACAAGGCCGCACAAACCCTGATACCGCAGTTCGAGAAGGAAACCGGCATCAAGGTGCGCTGGGAAGTCATTCCGTACGAGAACACGCGCGAGAAGGAAGTGCTGAACTTCGTCGGCGGCGGGGACCAGGACGTGGTGCTCGTCGACGTCGTGTGGATCGGCGAGTTCGCGAGCAACAAGTGGCTCGTGCCGATCAAGAAGTTCACGGACGATGCGAAGCTCGCCGACCCGAGCCTGAATCTGAAGGGCTTTTTCCCGATCCTGCTCGATTCGTTCGGGACGTGGGACAAGGTCACCTACGGCCTGCCGTTCGATAACTATTCCGGCCTCATGTTCTACAACAAGTGCATGTTGAAGGACGCAGGCTTCGACGAGCCGCCGAAGACGTGGGACGAATTGTTGAACACGTATGCGCCGAAGCTCACGAAGGGCGACAAGTTCGCCTTCGCGTTGCAGTCGCGCCGTGGCGAAACGCAATCGGCGGATAGCTTCATGCGCGTGCTATGGCCCAACGGCGGCTCGCTGCTCGATGCGAAGTTCAAGTCGAATCTCATGTCGCCGCAATCGCAGGCGGGCCTGGAATATCGGCAGAAGCTGATGAAGTACATGCCGCCGGGCATCGTCGACTTCGATCACGCCGAAGCGGTCAATGCGCTCGCGCAAGGGCAGGTGGCGATGATCACCGAATGGTCCGCGTTCTATCCGACGCTGACCGATCCGAGCAAGTCGAAGCTCGGCAACTGTCTTGCCATCACGACGGAGCCTAAAGGTCCGGCGGGTCTCAAGCCGGCGCTCGGCGGCTTCTCGCTTGCGGTCAACGCCAAGTCGAACGCGAAGAAGCAGGCGGCTTCGTGGCTCTTTATCCAATGGATCACGTCCGAGGCAATGGCGAAGCCCTATCTCGACGCGGGCGGCGTGCCGGCGCGCATGGCGGTCTATCAGGACAAGGCCGTGCAGGACAAGTATCCGTTCGTGAAGCCGATGGTGGAATCGTGGCAAGGCGGCGTGCCTGATTACCGGCCGCGCTTCCCGGAATGGCCTGCTGTGTCGGAAGTGATCGGCGAATGGGGCAGCAAGATGATGCTCGGACAGGTGACGGTGAAAGAAGGCGCGCAGACCATCGGCCAAAAGACCGAAGACATCCTGAAGAAAGCGGGCTATTACGACGGCAAGAAGCCGCTCTTGAAGTAA
- a CDS encoding SDR family oxidoreductase, whose product MTTIDRNREFAGKTVLVTGAGKGIGHATVHLLTERGARVIALSRSATDLAALASETGCETFAVDLADANAAREAARAAQPVDLLVNCAGLVELQPFLDTTVDAFDLTMHVNVRAAMIVAQECAKSMIARQAGGAIVNVSSLSANVGLPLHASYCASKGALDAMTRVMAVELGPHGIRVNAVNPVVTMTPMAEKAWSDPAKSGPMLARIPLNRFVQPVEVARTIAYLLGDDSSMVSGVSLAIDGGFQAG is encoded by the coding sequence ATGACAACCATCGACAGAAACCGCGAATTCGCCGGCAAGACGGTGCTCGTGACCGGCGCCGGAAAGGGCATCGGCCATGCGACGGTGCATCTGCTGACCGAGCGCGGCGCGCGCGTGATTGCGCTGAGCCGCAGCGCGACGGATCTCGCCGCGCTGGCGAGCGAGACCGGTTGCGAGACCTTCGCCGTCGATCTGGCCGATGCCAATGCAGCCCGCGAGGCCGCGCGCGCCGCGCAGCCGGTGGACCTGCTCGTGAACTGCGCGGGCCTCGTCGAATTGCAGCCTTTTCTCGATACCACCGTCGATGCCTTCGATCTCACGATGCACGTCAACGTTCGCGCTGCGATGATCGTGGCGCAGGAGTGCGCGAAGAGCATGATCGCGCGCCAGGCGGGCGGCGCGATAGTGAACGTGTCGAGTCTGTCGGCAAATGTCGGCTTGCCGCTGCACGCATCGTATTGCGCATCGAAGGGCGCGCTGGATGCCATGACGCGCGTGATGGCGGTCGAATTGGGACCGCACGGCATCCGCGTGAACGCGGTCAATCCCGTCGTGACCATGACGCCGATGGCCGAGAAAGCCTGGAGCGATCCCGCGAAATCCGGCCCCATGCTCGCGCGCATTCCGCTCAATCGTTTCGTGCAGCCGGTGGAAGTGGCGCGCACCATCGCGTATCTGCTCGGCGACGATTCCAGCATGGTGAGCGGCGTGAGCCTCGCGATCGACGGCGGCTTTCAGGCGGGATAG
- a CDS encoding sugar-binding transcriptional regulator, which translates to MSKTAPSIALAETDESIDSEEELQARVAWHYYVGNLTQQEIAQRIGSNRVRVNRLLAASRESGLVQITINSKIAPCVALESALERRFGLECAVVVPTGANTEANNTALGIGAASYFAKQIVAGQTIGLGWGRTIRAVLRAMPQRSYGAVSAVSLQGGLSHCPSINTFDIVSDFANICRADGYLFAAPIYVSSQKARDVILQEGTVRETYELARSADLALLTCGDLTESLVVTYGIDNPDQLRTLEKAGAVGDMLGHFMDEDGELIDHPLNRRTVAITLEDLRKIRRVVLVSGGAKKFHVTRAALRGRYPSVLVTDEDTARRLCDEP; encoded by the coding sequence ATGAGCAAGACAGCGCCGTCCATCGCCCTAGCAGAGACAGACGAGTCCATCGACTCGGAGGAAGAACTGCAGGCGCGCGTCGCCTGGCACTACTACGTCGGCAATCTGACGCAGCAGGAAATCGCTCAGCGTATCGGCAGCAATCGCGTGCGCGTGAACCGGCTGCTCGCGGCGAGCCGCGAATCGGGACTGGTGCAGATCACCATCAACAGCAAGATCGCGCCGTGCGTGGCGCTGGAAAGCGCGCTCGAACGGCGGTTCGGGCTGGAATGCGCGGTGGTCGTGCCGACGGGCGCGAATACCGAGGCGAATAACACGGCTTTAGGCATCGGCGCGGCTTCGTACTTCGCGAAGCAGATCGTCGCGGGGCAGACCATCGGACTCGGCTGGGGCCGCACGATTCGCGCGGTCCTGCGTGCCATGCCGCAACGCAGTTATGGCGCGGTGTCGGCGGTGTCGCTGCAAGGAGGCTTGTCGCATTGCCCGAGCATCAACACGTTCGACATCGTCTCGGACTTCGCGAACATCTGCCGGGCGGACGGGTATCTCTTTGCCGCGCCTATCTATGTCAGCAGCCAGAAAGCGCGCGACGTGATCTTGCAGGAAGGCACGGTGCGCGAAACCTATGAACTCGCGCGTTCTGCGGACCTGGCGCTGCTAACGTGCGGAGACCTCACGGAATCGCTCGTCGTGACCTATGGTATCGACAATCCCGACCAGTTGCGCACGCTGGAAAAAGCGGGCGCAGTGGGCGACATGCTCGGTCACTTCATGGATGAAGACGGCGAGTTGATCGACCATCCGCTGAATCGCCGCACCGTGGCGATCACGCTCGAAGACTTGCGCAAGATTCGCCGCGTGGTCCTCGTGAGCGGCGGTGCGAAGAAGTTTCATGTCACGCGTGCGGCATTGCGCGGGCGCTATCCGTCGGTGCTCGTCACCGATGAAGACACCGCGCGACGTCTGTGCGATGAACCTTGA
- a CDS encoding xanthine dehydrogenase family protein molybdopterin-binding subunit → MSRGLLEAGRHAASAGFSRRSFLKLGLTASVTASGGFLIGFSLPAASQDQSKGKSVIGGDGVEPAQAGVFAPNAFVQIDKASKVVLIIPKVEMGQGVYTSLPMLIAEELEVPIDSVTIDHAPPDEKLFMDPLLGGQLTGGSTSVRYAWEPMRKAGAAARMMLVAAAAQQWQCDASTCHAQGGKVVHASGDRTASYGELVQAAASMPVPQDKDIKLKDPKDFKIIGTKVRRLDSPEKVDGTAMFGLDVRLPDMVYAAIVNCPVFGGKLASVDDTNARKIPGVRQVIKFDNGVAVVGDHTWAAKRGAAALSIHWDEGADGNVSTKQIIDELAVASQKSGAVARKDGDVGKGFNDAKTRVDAVYQQPFLAHATMEPVNCTVHVRPDGCDIWLGSQVPTRIVDAGVAITGLPREKIVLHNHLLGGGFGRRLEVDMATQALKIGKQLGTPVKVTWSREEDIQHDMYRPYYYDKLSAGLDANGKPIAWTHRIVGSSIMARFAPPAYKNGIDPDAIEVAADLPYDFPNQVIEYVRQEPRHVPTAFWRGVGPTRGTFVVESFIDELAVQAKIDPVQYRRNLLSKTPRARNVLDVATQAAGWGKTSLPQGQGRGVSVMHAFGSFFSMVADVTVNKDGEVRVNRIVCAVDCGMVVNPNTVEAQVQGGIIFGITAALYSEITIENGRVQQSNFTDYRMLRIDETPPIEVHIVKSTEAPGGIGEPGTAALAPAITNAIYAATGKRLRQLPVGNQLRSA, encoded by the coding sequence ATGTCGCGAGGACTACTCGAAGCGGGACGTCATGCGGCTTCCGCCGGATTTTCGCGCCGTTCGTTTCTGAAGCTCGGCCTGACCGCCAGCGTGACCGCGAGTGGCGGCTTTCTCATCGGCTTCAGCTTGCCCGCCGCAAGTCAGGACCAGAGCAAAGGCAAGTCGGTCATCGGTGGAGATGGCGTGGAGCCGGCTCAGGCGGGCGTCTTCGCGCCCAACGCATTCGTGCAGATCGACAAGGCCAGCAAGGTCGTGCTCATCATTCCGAAGGTGGAGATGGGGCAGGGCGTCTATACGTCGTTGCCCATGCTCATTGCAGAAGAACTCGAAGTGCCGATCGATAGCGTCACCATCGACCATGCGCCGCCCGACGAGAAGCTCTTCATGGATCCGCTACTGGGCGGTCAGCTGACAGGCGGCTCCACGTCCGTGCGCTATGCGTGGGAGCCCATGCGCAAGGCCGGCGCGGCAGCGCGCATGATGCTGGTCGCGGCGGCCGCGCAGCAGTGGCAATGCGATGCATCGACATGTCATGCACAAGGCGGCAAGGTCGTGCATGCATCGGGAGATCGCACGGCGAGCTATGGCGAGCTCGTGCAAGCGGCGGCAAGCATGCCGGTTCCGCAAGACAAAGATATCAAGCTCAAAGACCCGAAAGACTTCAAGATCATCGGCACGAAGGTCAGGCGCCTGGATTCGCCGGAAAAGGTGGATGGCACTGCAATGTTCGGGCTGGACGTGCGTTTGCCTGACATGGTCTATGCGGCCATCGTCAATTGCCCGGTATTCGGCGGCAAGCTCGCTTCCGTCGACGATACCAACGCGCGAAAGATTCCCGGCGTGCGGCAAGTGATCAAGTTCGACAACGGCGTTGCGGTCGTCGGCGATCACACGTGGGCTGCCAAGCGAGGCGCCGCGGCATTGTCCATTCACTGGGACGAAGGCGCGGACGGCAACGTGTCCACGAAGCAGATCATCGATGAACTGGCGGTTGCATCGCAGAAGTCAGGCGCCGTCGCGCGAAAGGACGGCGACGTAGGCAAGGGATTCAATGACGCGAAGACACGCGTCGATGCCGTCTATCAACAGCCGTTTCTCGCGCACGCCACGATGGAGCCGGTCAACTGCACGGTGCATGTGCGCCCCGATGGCTGCGACATCTGGCTCGGCTCGCAAGTGCCGACGCGCATCGTCGACGCGGGCGTGGCCATCACCGGATTGCCGCGCGAGAAGATCGTGCTGCATAACCATCTGCTGGGCGGTGGTTTCGGCAGACGGCTCGAAGTCGACATGGCGACGCAGGCGCTCAAGATCGGCAAGCAACTGGGCACGCCGGTGAAGGTCACATGGTCGCGCGAAGAAGACATTCAGCACGACATGTACCGGCCGTACTACTACGACAAGCTCTCGGCCGGCCTCGATGCGAATGGCAAGCCCATTGCGTGGACGCATCGCATCGTGGGTTCGTCCATCATGGCGCGGTTCGCGCCGCCCGCATACAAGAACGGTATCGATCCGGACGCTATCGAAGTCGCGGCCGACCTTCCGTATGACTTCCCGAATCAGGTGATCGAATACGTGCGTCAGGAGCCGCGGCATGTGCCGACTGCTTTCTGGCGCGGCGTGGGCCCGACGCGCGGCACGTTCGTCGTGGAGAGCTTTATCGACGAACTCGCTGTGCAAGCCAAGATCGATCCCGTGCAATACCGGCGAAACCTGCTCAGCAAGACACCGCGCGCGCGCAATGTGCTCGATGTAGCGACGCAGGCGGCCGGCTGGGGCAAGACATCCTTGCCGCAGGGCCAGGGACGCGGCGTATCGGTCATGCATGCGTTCGGCAGTTTCTTTTCGATGGTCGCCGACGTCACCGTCAACAAGGACGGCGAGGTGCGGGTCAATCGCATCGTGTGCGCGGTGGACTGCGGCATGGTCGTCAATCCCAATACGGTGGAAGCGCAAGTGCAGGGCGGCATCATCTTCGGCATCACGGCTGCGCTCTATAGCGAGATCACCATTGAAAACGGCCGCGTGCAGCAGAGCAACTTCACCGATTACCGGATGTTGCGCATCGACGAAACGCCGCCTATCGAAGTGCATATCGTGAAGAGCACCGAAGCGCCGGGGGGAATCGGCGAGCCTGGGACGGCGGCGCTCGCGCCCGCCATCACCAATGCGATCTATGCCGCGACGGGCAAGCGCCTCAGGCAGCTACCGGTCGGCAACCAGTTGCGCAGCGCCTAA
- a CDS encoding carbohydrate ABC transporter permease, giving the protein MSTSALQTSNNGTSQRARRARAARRRATVWHFLGLVVVFLSSVFPFYWMVTTSLKSQADALAYPPKWLFSPTLHHYSAALFEHDVAGSLLNSFIIASCTTVLAILLGTPAAYALARYEFRGKEDLWFWFISNRMVSPVVLAVPFFLIATKLDLVDTHIVLILLYLTFSLPIVVWICTDQFRNIPVELDEAARLDGASPWRVFWRINLPLAMPGIVVSAIFAFIFSWNDLLYALVLTRTDAITSPVAATSYMSGYELPWGEIMATGTLIVLPMVVFALLVSGRLVQGLTMGAVK; this is encoded by the coding sequence GTGAGTACATCGGCTCTGCAAACGTCGAACAATGGCACGAGTCAGCGCGCGAGACGCGCGCGCGCCGCACGCAGGCGCGCGACCGTATGGCACTTTCTCGGGCTCGTGGTCGTGTTCCTGTCGTCTGTGTTTCCGTTCTACTGGATGGTGACGACGAGCCTGAAGAGCCAGGCCGATGCGCTCGCGTATCCGCCGAAGTGGCTGTTCAGTCCGACCTTGCATCACTATTCCGCTGCGCTTTTCGAGCACGACGTAGCAGGCAGCTTGCTCAACTCATTCATCATTGCGAGCTGCACGACGGTGCTCGCCATTCTGCTGGGAACGCCTGCCGCCTACGCACTCGCGCGCTATGAGTTTCGCGGCAAGGAAGACCTGTGGTTCTGGTTCATCTCGAACCGGATGGTGAGTCCGGTGGTGCTCGCAGTGCCGTTCTTTCTGATCGCGACGAAGCTCGATCTCGTCGATACGCATATCGTGTTGATACTGCTCTATCTGACGTTCTCGTTGCCGATCGTCGTGTGGATCTGCACCGACCAGTTCCGCAACATTCCTGTCGAACTGGACGAAGCCGCGCGGCTCGATGGCGCGTCGCCGTGGCGTGTGTTCTGGCGCATCAATCTTCCGCTCGCGATGCCGGGCATCGTGGTCTCCGCGATCTTCGCGTTCATCTTCTCGTGGAACGATCTGCTCTATGCGCTGGTGCTGACGCGTACCGATGCGATCACGTCGCCGGTCGCAGCGACGAGCTATATGAGCGGCTATGAGTTGCCGTGGGGCGAAATCATGGCGACCGGCACGCTGATCGTGCTGCCGATGGTGGTGTTCGCGTTGCTCGTGTCGGGCCGGCTCGTACAAGGGCTCACGATGGGCGCGGTGAAGTAG
- a CDS encoding carbohydrate ABC transporter permease, which produces MANSTATPATHARGPRNGARRFAVLPRSPAFWFLIPAIFALAVIGIYPLLLALYNSFHQYKLADLASGTPFVGFDNYMATLSDPSFWGALGRTALFLCLTLPIEVALGLFAALMLHRTDLRFMRAAARVSLVIPMATTYAVVGLIGRLIFNRQFGVANYLTSLFGIPPQDWLADPTLAFVSVMIMDVWQWTPFCALIMLAGLSMVPKEAEEAARLETPKWSMILWHLQRPYLLPGLTAILILRSADMLKMFDAVFTMTRGGPGTATEFISVYIQRVGFRLFDQGMASAQAIILLILTIVLSRLYIRFVYREAA; this is translated from the coding sequence ATGGCGAACAGCACTGCAACTCCCGCGACGCACGCCCGCGGTCCGCGCAACGGCGCGCGCCGCTTCGCGGTATTGCCGCGCTCGCCTGCATTCTGGTTCCTGATTCCCGCTATTTTCGCGCTGGCGGTCATCGGCATCTATCCGCTATTGCTTGCGCTCTACAACTCGTTTCACCAGTACAAGCTCGCGGATCTCGCATCGGGCACGCCGTTCGTCGGCTTCGACAACTACATGGCGACGCTCTCGGACCCTTCGTTCTGGGGCGCGCTCGGACGCACGGCGTTATTCCTTTGCCTGACGTTGCCGATCGAAGTGGCGCTCGGTCTGTTCGCGGCGCTGATGCTGCATCGCACGGACCTGCGCTTCATGCGAGCGGCGGCGCGCGTGAGTCTCGTCATTCCGATGGCGACCACGTACGCGGTCGTCGGTCTGATCGGGCGGCTCATCTTCAACCGGCAATTCGGCGTGGCGAACTATCTGACGAGCCTCTTCGGCATTCCGCCGCAGGACTGGCTCGCCGATCCGACGCTCGCGTTCGTGTCCGTGATGATCATGGATGTGTGGCAATGGACGCCCTTTTGCGCGCTCATCATGTTGGCAGGGCTTTCGATGGTGCCCAAGGAAGCCGAAGAGGCCGCCCGCCTCGAAACGCCGAAATGGAGCATGATTCTGTGGCACTTGCAGCGGCCGTATCTATTGCCGGGCTTGACCGCCATTCTCATTCTTCGCTCGGCTGACATGCTCAAGATGTTCGACGCCGTCTTCACGATGACCCGCGGCGGCCCCGGCACCGCCACTGAATTCATCAGCGTCTATATCCAGCGCGTGGGCTTTCGGCTCTTCGATCAAGGCATGGCGTCGGCGCAGGCCATCATTCTGCTCATTCTGACCATCGTGCTTTCGCGTCTCTACATTCGTTTTGTTTATCGGGAGGCCGCGTGA